The window ttacaactttattcaatatctttttattggaggtgaattttgacaaatccaccactAGATTACATTCTCTTTTTATGTCTTCCAtgattgcaaaatttctaaaagattaaagatcaatagttatgtcatcaatagattgtttaaattgcaagtttctGTAGTtgaaaattatgtataaaatataatcttataaatcatactgtaaataatatctgattggcACAAAACTTcacatgtgtattaaaagcgtaaaaaacatgcaatctaacaGTTAGatattcaaaatatgtagcaataTTAATTGACGGGAATGACGAGATTACATCTCCTAAACGAAGCCAACACTCATGACGAAGTCCTCCTGAATGACGAAGAAACCAGTCATCACTGACGAGGATAGGGAAATCATTCAATATAGTCAATCGATGACTTGGGCAGTTACAAAACCAACCAGACAGATAGTTGGGAGCCTATTAAAAGCCCCATTATTAGGCAGGAAGCGTTACTAAGAAAGGCATTAACGACCACAACGGCTAGCAACCAAAGCCACATATATAAGCCCTCACATTGTCAACAAAAGGTACATACACACTCTAAGAAACACCCACTATTATCTTGCTTATCTATTTCATTTCACAAAGTGCTTTCctattctaactttggcattggaggcgttgtggcaggcaccacaccggtgaccatctTAGAGGATACATTCACGCCAACAGGGGGTTGGTTCCATCTGCCTATCTCGACTGATGAACTCAcgcttcatcagtttggcgccatctgtggggatCGACATTTTCAGATTCATATTTGAAAGCGTAGTTTCCATCAACTTCTACATTCAGATGGAACCCAATCCAGATTCTACAGCCTTGGTCCAGCAAGTTCAGGCTCTTGCAGCCACCTCAGGCTCTTgcagccaccattgaagaactcaccaaaTAAAATCAGGAAATGAAGCTACGGCTTCAACAGGTTTAGCAGGCTTAACAGGAGGAGAATCGATCCAAGGATAACGTGGAAGGAGAAGGGGATAGCCATAGGAGGAGCATTCATCAAAGACCAACCACTCCGGACGAATAGAATTCAGACCTCCTTCAAGagatgaggaaggagatggacaAACTGAGGAACGCCATCAAGGAAAAGACAGATCGAAGCATAGACAGAATGGTAAGGGCCACGGATTCACCCTTCATCGCGGCGGTACTCGAATGCCCCGTGCCGTCAAAGTTTCGTTTACCTCAGCTCGAACCGTTCGACGGACTCAGAGACTCTCAAGATCACCTTAATACCTTCAAGATGACGCTAGGTCTTAAACAACCACCGGACGAGATATTGTGTTGTTCCTTTCACACCACTCTCAAAGTAGCTGCAAGGGAATGGTTCACAAAGTTGCCGACATCGTCCGTTGACAACTTTGAACAATTGAACAATGCCTTCTTGCGTCACTTCATAGGGGGGCAGTGTCCAAAGAGGCCAGCAGACCACTTACTCACCATTAGACAGGGAAAGAAGGAAACCCTGAGGTCGTACATGAAACACTTTACTTGAGAGACTCTAGAGgtggacgaagctgatgacaaggtgcagCTGACGACCTTCAAAGCGGGATTAAGATCCAGAGATCTCGTGGCTTCACTTGCGAAGAATCCACCAAAGACGATGGCAGAGATGCTTCTGAAAGTGCAGAAGTACATGAATTCTGAAGACGCTTTAGCAGCCATAAAGGATGCAGAGAAGCCAGGAGACAAGGGAAAGAAGGAAGACGAGCATAGGGGTCAAAAAAGGGAGCGCCCAGATCGTCGGAACTATGACGGGAATAGAAGAAAGGATGACAAAGGTCCTCAAACGGTAAAATTTACTCCTCTAGTTATacctgttgacaaaattttaacaCAGATTAAGGACGAGGACTATCTCAAATGGCTGAGACCATTACACTCATCCCCTAACGTCCATGATAAGAACAAGTACTGCCGATTCCACAAAAATCACGGCCATAACACAGAAGATTGTAGGGACCTGAAGGAGAAAATAAAGGAGTTGATACGGAAAGGGAAATTAcagaaatatgtgaagaagggGGAATATAGCAAGTTCAGGGACAACAATAAGAGCCAGTATGAGTCCTCTTACGGGAGTGATGACTGTCCATCCCAACCTTCACAGAAtgtgatcggggagataaagaCGATTACAGGAGGGCCTTTCTCAGGAGGATCATTTAAATCCCTCAAGAAAGTGTACCAGAGGCAGGTGAATAGCGTTCACACGATACCTTCATTTAAGCAGCAACGAACCGACCGGGACATGTCCTTCGGTGAAGCGGATGCTAAAGGAGTGAAGCAGCCCCACAATGACCCTTTggttataatattaaatatagaGGGATTCAATACCAAAAGGATCCTCGTGGACAACGGTAGCTCCGCCGACGTCATCTACCTTCCTGCTTTCCAGCAACTGAAACTAGATCCAAAGAGATTGTGCTAATTTGATTCTCCTCTCATCAGCTTCAGCGGAGACAGGGTATATCCCAAGGGCATAGTGACGTTGACAGTAACAATGGGGGCCTACCTGATGCAATTGACACGTCAGTTAGACTTCTTAGTGGTAGATTGCCCTTCATCTTACAATGTCATTATTAGGAGGCCCACGCTCAACAAATGGAAAGTAGCGACGTCCACCTattgtttgaaggtgaaattcccaacagataACGGTGTCGGCGAAGTAAAAGGAGATCGAGTCTTAGCCAAGGAGTGTTATCAGGCCGTCCTGGCTGCAAAGGAGAACCATACATGGATGattgaagagaaggaagaaggcAAAATGGAAGCTTTGGAAACAGTAGAACTGGCTGAAAGATAAGCAAACAAAACGACGAAGATAGGGATGACGCTAAGCCCTGAGATGAGAACAAAACTCATCTAATTCCTCAAAGAAAATCTAGATGTTTTTGCATGGAGCCACGAGGACATGCTGGGCATAGCTCCAGAAGTCATCCAGCATAAGTTAAATGTGAACCCGGAAAGGAAACCCGTCCAACAAAGATGGAGAGTCTTCGCCCCAGAACGAGACCAAGCAGTCGCCGATGAAGTTACCAAGTTGTTGACGGCAGGGTTCATCCGGGAGGTATATTATCCTGAATGGCTCGTAAATGTCGTCCTagtgaagaaagcaaatggaaaatggaggatgtgcgtagacttcacagacttgaacaaagcATGCCCGAAGGACAGTTCCCCCTACCAAGAATAGACCAGCTAGTGGACTCTACAGCCGGACATAAGTTACTGACGTTCATGGATGCCTTCTCAGGATATAACCAGATAAGGATGGCTGAAGAAGATCAAGAGAAGATTGTTTTCATCACGAGTCAAGGACTCTAttgttacaaggtgatgccttttggataAAGAATGCCGAGG of the Quercus robur chromosome 10, dhQueRobu3.1, whole genome shotgun sequence genome contains:
- the LOC126704109 gene encoding uncharacterized protein LOC126704109 codes for the protein MAEMLLKVQKYMNSEDALAAIKDAEKPGDKGKKEDEHRGQKRERPDRRNYDGNRRKDDKGPQTVKFTPLVIPVDKILTQIKDEDYLKWLRPLHSSPNVHDKNKYCRFHKNHGHNTEDCRDLKEKIKELIRKGKLQKYVKKGEYSKFRDNNKSQYESSYGSDDCPSQPSQNVIGEIKTITGGPFSGGSFKSLKKVYQRQVNSVHTIPSFKQQRTDRDMSFGEADAKGVKQPHNDPLVIILNIEGFNTKRILVDNGSSADVIYLPAFQQLKLDPKRLC